Proteins encoded within one genomic window of Natator depressus isolate rNatDep1 chromosome 1, rNatDep2.hap1, whole genome shotgun sequence:
- the LOC141980544 gene encoding dynein axonemal heavy chain 12-like: MREIMETWLQVQKALVTMYCSQDTCNQISVEGKHFEVVSRNWRLIMKESVKEANGMRVISQPQMLDKLKKAESLLDDIQKGLNDYLEKKRLFFLRFFSFCATMSS; encoded by the exons ATGCGGGAGATTATGGAAACCTGGCTGCAAGTTCAAAAGGCCCTGGTGACCATGTATTGCTCACAAGATACATGTAACCAAATATCAGTAGAAggaaagcactttgaagttgtCAGTAGGAACTG GAGGCTAATAATGAAGGAGTCAGTGAAGGAGGCCAATGGCATGAGGGTTATCTCACAGCCCCAGATGCTGGATAAGTTGAAGAAGGCAGAATCGCTTTTGGATGACATTCAGAAAGGCCTGAATGATTatttggagaagaaaagactatTCTTTCTAAG gtttttttctttctgtgccaCGATGAGCTCTTAG